The Sandaracinus amylolyticus genomic interval GTACGTCACCGGCTACACGCTCGGGGCGCTCCCCGAGCAGACCAGCGTGGGCGGGGCCGACGCGTTCCTGCTGCGCTTCGACGCGTCGGGCACGCTCGTCTGGACGCGTCAGCTCGGCTCGACCGGGTACGACGTCGCCCAGGCCGTCGCGGTGGACGCGCACGGGAACGCCTACGTCGTCGGCGAGACGCTCGGCGTCTTCCCGGGCCAGACGAACGCGGGCAATTCGGACGCGTTCGTCGCGCACCACGACGCATCGGGCGCGCTCCTCCGCAGCCAGCAGCTCGGCACCACCGGGCCCGACTACGCGCACGGCGTCGCGGTCGGCAGCGACGGCGGCGTGCACGTCGCCGGCGACACCGGCGGCACGTTCCCCGATCAGACGAACGCGGGCGGGACCGACCTCTTCGTCGCCCGCATCCTCCCGTGACCCGCGCTCAGCGCGAGTGGATCGGCCACGGCGTCTCGCGCGGGCCGGCCATCCAGTTGTCGTGACGCCCGTCGAAGTAGATGACCTTCGTGTCGTGGTTCGGGTCGACGTCGTCGAGCGTGTTGCAGTTCACCGAGACGAAGTCACCGCCGAGGTATTCGAGGTGCCCGTCGCCGTACACGTGGATGCCGCACACCTTGCAGAAGTAGCGCGCGCCGACGTCGCCCCAGCGGTACGTGCTCAGCGAGCTCGAGCCGCTCGTCAGGCGGAACGCGGCGGGCTTCACGTTGGTGCCGGTCTGCGCGACCTTCGCGCAGATGGAGCAGTTGCAGCGGCTCAGCGGCTGGCTCAGGTCGAGCGCCACCTCGAAGCGCACCGCGCCGCAGTGACATCCGCCCACGTACTTCTTGGTCTCCGCCGCCTTCTGCGTGTCCGTCATCGAGGTCTCCTCCGCGGGCTCCGTCGCCCACCCAGAAGGTCTATCTCTACCCGATGTCAGCCTTCTGTCATGTTTTGTCGGCGCTCCCCGCCCGCCGCGCGTTCCGCGACTTTGAGAATCGTTCTCATGCGTGGTAGACCGACGAGATGGTGCTCCGCTGCCATCCCAGTCGTTCGCTCCGTCGTCGCACCTCGCAGGAGGCGCCGTGACGAGCGTGCCTTGCCACTACGAGACGCTCGCCGCCGAGGGCGCGTTCTCCGTCCATCGCTGCACCGAGTGCGGCGGGCTCACGCTGAACGTCGGCTTCGTCTCGGTGCGCCTCGACGAGCGCGCCTTCCGCGCGGTGCACGACACGATGTCCGCCGCGCGTCGCGCCCTCGCGACGCGTCGGACCGGCCACCGCGAGGGCATCCGGGGGACCGCGTGACCGCGCTCTCCGCGAGGCTTCGCTCGGAGACGCGTCGCGAGCACGTCCTCGCGGAGGCCACGCGGCTCGCCCGCGCGTTCTTCGCCGGGCGCCTCGACGCGCACGCGTACGCGCTCGGCCTCGTGCGGATGGAGCCGGTCTACGAGGCGCTCGAGACGTCGCTCGCCACCAGCGCCGAGCCGCTGCTCCGCGCCTTCGATCGGCCAGAGCTCCACCGGCTCGCCGCGCTGCGCTCCGATCTCGCGGCGCTCGGCCGACCGTCACCGACGACGCCGAACGCGTACGCCGCGCGTATCCGGCTCGTCGCGCGCGACGAGCCGATCGCGCTGCTCGGGCACTTCTACGTGCGGTACTTCGCCGACCTCTCGGGCGGTGCGGTCGTCGGACGCGTCGCGCCGCGCCTCTTCCGGCTCCCGCGCGGGCTCGAGCCGGCATACTTCGCGTTCCCCGCGATCGAGGATCGCACCGCGTACAAGGACGAGCTGCGCGCATACCTCGATGCGATCCCGCGCATGCACCACGACGTCGTCGTCGACGAGGCGCGCCGCGCGTTCCTCCTCCATCGAGAGCTCGTCGACGCGCTCTTCGACGAGCTCGAGCGCACGAGCACGCCGCCCCGCGCGCTGGTGCCCGACCGACCGCCCTGAGCCGCGCCGCGGAAGGGTCCGCCTCGGCCTCGCGTAGGGTGCCGAGGCATGCAGCTCGTCGTCGCGATCGCGCTCGCCATCGTCGCGTGCGCGGTGCTCTACGTCCTCGCGCGCCCTCCGCGTCCGCGCGCACGGAGCGTCGCCGAGCTGCGCGATCAGCTGCGCCGCATGACCCACGACGCCGACGTCGCCGAGCGCCTCGTCGATCGCATGCGGCGCCGCCATCCCGACGCGAGCGAGCGCACCGTGCTGCGCCTCGCGATCGCGGAGCTCCGCGCGGACCGCCGGCGTTAGGGCGCGCGGATCACCAGCCCGAGCGAGACCGTCGGCTGCACCGACCACGGCGCGTGCAGCACCTCGAGCCCGTCCGCGCGCTGCACCACGAAGCGCGGCGCGATCGCGAGCACGTCCGCGCCCACCGCGAGCTCGAGGCCCACCGGGCCGGCGCCCGGGAACCACTGGCCGCGCACCTCGCCGCTCGCGAGGAACGTCGCGACCGTCGACGGGCTCGTCGGCTCGAGCGAGTCGTCGCGCACGTCGGTCGAGCGCAGGTGGCCCGCGATGCCGAGCCCCGCGCCGATCGTCGCGCGCCACTCGCCGTCGTCGATCAGCTCGATCGCCGCGCCCGCGCGCGCCGCGAACCGCGTGACCAGCACCGTGAGCGCGTCGCGATCGAGCTCCTCCTGCACGCCGCTGCGCCCTTCCACGGCGAGCTCCACGATGCCGACGTCGACCGCGATGCGCGCCGCGGGACCGACGTGCGCGCGCGGCGCCTCGCCGTCGATCGCGATCCCCGCGCCGAGCGACACGAGCAAGCGAGCGTCGGGCTCCTCGCGCGGCAGCGCCGGTGGCGGCTGGGGCTCGGGCTCCGGCTCGGGGGCCACCGGCGGCGGCGCGGGCATCACGATCCCGACGTGACCGCCCTGCGCGAGATCCGAGAGCGCGCCGCGCACGACGAGCGCCGCGGCCTCGAGCGCCGCCGACGCCTCGCCCATCGGCACCTCGATGCTGCGCGCGAAGAGCCGTCGCTCGTCGACCTCGGCGACGTTCACCACGATCGCGCCGCCCTCGCGCTCGAACCACACGACGACCTGCGCGCGCCGCGCGCGCCCGATCGCGAGCGCGCGCTCGAAGTCGCCCGCGCCGTTCTCCACGCGATCGAGGGCCCAAGGCAGATCGCCGGTCTGTCCGCGAACGCGTCCGAGCAGGCGTGGCTCGATGTGCCCGAGCAGCACCGCGCGACGCACGTCCTGCGCGTCCGCTCTTCCGGCCATCGCGACGACCGCGAGGACCACGAGCGCCAACCCAGCGAGAACACGACGATCGCGGGCGCAGGAACGATCCGCTCGCCCGCCGCGCCGCCGTGACCCGATCGAAACCACGCCTGCCACTGTACCCTCGTGAGCGTGGCGGAGCGCATCCCCGAGCAGTCCGAAGCGCCCGATCCGCGGATCGCGGCCGCCGCGTCCGGCGATCGCCGCGCGGCGCAGGAGCTCCTCTCCGAGCTCCTGCCGCGCGTCCGCAACCTGGTGCGCTACTTGGTGCGCGGAGACGCCGACGTCGACGACATGGCGCAGCAGTCGCTGATCGCGATCCTGCACGCGCTCCACGGCTACCGCGGCGAGGGCTCGCTCCGCGCGTGGGCCGATCGGATCACGGTGCGCACGACGATGGCGCACCTGCGACGCCGCCGCGCCGAGGCCGGCGCGCGCGAGCGTCACGCGCCCGATCTCCGTGCGGTGCGCGATCCCGACGCGCCGCCCGACACCTACGTGCAGCGCCGCGACGTCGCGCGCTTGCTCGACGCGCTGCCCGACGAACAGCGCGAGGCCGTGGTCCTGCATCACGTCGTCGGTCTCAGCGCCCCCGAGCTCGCGGAGACGCTCGGGGTGCCGTTCGAGACGGCGCGCAGCCGACTGCGGCTCGGGATGAAGAAGCTCCGTGAGGGGATGGGCGTGGGGGGAGAAGCATCATGAGCCACGACGAATTCGACGACGCCCTCGCAGCACAGCTCGGCCTGGGCCTCGACGACGAGCCCGGTCCGGCGCGCCGGATCACGCCGCAGCAGAGCGCGGCGCTGATCGCGGGTGCGCTCGACGCGTGGCAGGGCACGCCCGCGGCGAACGTGAGCGCGCCGGTGCGCAGCGCGGCGCCGGTGCGTCTCGCGTACCTCGTCGCGGCGATCTCGGCGCTGATCGCGGTCGGCTCGGTCGCGGCGATGACGATCGTGCTGAGCCGCGGGCCCGAGCGCAGCGAGGAGCCGGTGATGGTGCTCCCGCAGGAGTCGCCGCGCGACGAGGCGATCGAGGAGCCGGTCGCGCCCGAGCCGCCGCCGGAGCCCGCGATCGAGGCGCCGCCGGTCGTCGAGGAGCCCGAGGAGAACGAGCGCGCCGACGCGCCCGCGCGCCGTCGTCCCGCGCCGCGCACGCCCGACGATCTGCTCGCCGAGGCGAACGCGCTGCGCAGCGCCGGTCGCTGGCGCGAGGCCGAGGCGACCTACGCGCGCGTGCCGCGCGAGCATCCCGACTCGTTCTCGGCGTACGTCGCGCAGGTCGCGGCGGGCGACGTGCGCCTCGCGCACCTGCGTGATCCGCGCGGCGCGCTGCGCCTCTATCGCCGCGCGCTCGCGGCGCGCCCGGGTGGTCCGCTCGACGCCGAGGCCCGCGAGGGCATCGCGCGCGCGCTGCGCCGCCTCGGCGATCCGCGCGGCGAGCGCGACACGCTGCGCGCGCTGATCTCGGCGCACCCGACCACGCCCGCGGCGACGAGGGCTCGCGCGAGGCTCGCGGAGCTGGAATCCTCGGGGGAGTGACGCCGCGCGCCCGACTCGCTTCACTCTCTGCCTCGCTGCTGCTCGCGGCGTGCAGCGTCGACGACGTGGTCGCGGTGCAGCGTGGCCTCGACGCGAACGTCCCACGCGACGCGCCGGTCGAC includes:
- a CDS encoding biliverdin-producing heme oxygenase; translation: MTALSARLRSETRREHVLAEATRLARAFFAGRLDAHAYALGLVRMEPVYEALETSLATSAEPLLRAFDRPELHRLAALRSDLAALGRPSPTTPNAYAARIRLVARDEPIALLGHFYVRYFADLSGGAVVGRVAPRLFRLPRGLEPAYFAFPAIEDRTAYKDELRAYLDAIPRMHHDVVVDEARRAFLLHRELVDALFDELERTSTPPRALVPDRPP
- a CDS encoding tetratricopeptide repeat protein, coding for MSHDEFDDALAAQLGLGLDDEPGPARRITPQQSAALIAGALDAWQGTPAANVSAPVRSAAPVRLAYLVAAISALIAVGSVAAMTIVLSRGPERSEEPVMVLPQESPRDEAIEEPVAPEPPPEPAIEAPPVVEEPEENERADAPARRRPAPRTPDDLLAEANALRSAGRWREAEATYARVPREHPDSFSAYVAQVAAGDVRLAHLRDPRGALRLYRRALAARPGGPLDAEAREGIARALRRLGDPRGERDTLRALISAHPTTPAATRARARLAELESSGE
- a CDS encoding GFA family protein, with the protein product MTDTQKAAETKKYVGGCHCGAVRFEVALDLSQPLSRCNCSICAKVAQTGTNVKPAAFRLTSGSSSLSTYRWGDVGARYFCKVCGIHVYGDGHLEYLGGDFVSVNCNTLDDVDPNHDTKVIYFDGRHDNWMAGPRETPWPIHSR
- a CDS encoding RNA polymerase sigma factor; this translates as MAERIPEQSEAPDPRIAAAASGDRRAAQELLSELLPRVRNLVRYLVRGDADVDDMAQQSLIAILHALHGYRGEGSLRAWADRITVRTTMAHLRRRRAEAGARERHAPDLRAVRDPDAPPDTYVQRRDVARLLDALPDEQREAVVLHHVVGLSAPELAETLGVPFETARSRLRLGMKKLREGMGVGGEAS